Below is a window of Allomuricauda ruestringensis DSM 13258 DNA.
ATTGGCCATTCCCGTGGTTATGGGTGTTGTGCTCTATGGGGAACATTTGAGTTGGCTTCAGATTATTGGAATTCTATTGGCATTGGTTGCCGTATACTTGGCCTCAATTAAAGAGAAGAGTATCAGAATCAATAGAAAGGCGCTGATACTTCCTTTATTAGTGTTTTTAGGTTCCGGTGTTATCGATACCAGTATTCAGTATTTTGAGGAAGTCCATTTGACCGACCAAGAGATTCCTTTTTTCTCTTCTATGATTTTTGCTTCTGCCGCTTTGACCGGGTTTATCTTTATTGGAATGAAAGCGGTAAAAACTCCGTTGAAAATCAACTTAAAAAATATAGTGGGGGGAATTGCCCTCGGCGTACCCAACTATTTCTCCATCTATTTTTTGATTCGTGCGTTGCGTGCAGACATTTTGAGCAGCGCTGCTATCTTTACTTTAAATAATGTCGCCATTGTAATGTTCTCTACTATATTCGGAATCTTACTCTTTAAGGAAAGGCTAAGCCCAAAAAACTGGGGCGGTGTTG
It encodes the following:
- a CDS encoding DMT family transporter, which codes for MVYLILSVLSSTLIFVVFKLFDVFKIQTLYAIITNYVVACTVGFFLYDGPVGISDLTNKSWFIGPIVLGVLFIVIFNLMAKTAQVSGVSVASVATKMSLAIPVVMGVVLYGEHLSWLQIIGILLALVAVYLASIKEKSIRINRKALILPLLVFLGSGVIDTSIQYFEEVHLTDQEIPFFSSMIFASAALTGFIFIGMKAVKTPLKINLKNIVGGIALGVPNYFSIYFLIRALRADILSSAAIFTLNNVAIVMFSTIFGILLFKERLSPKNWGGVALAILSIILVALF